In Agarivorans gilvus, one genomic interval encodes:
- the bamB gene encoding outer membrane protein assembly factor BamB, with amino-acid sequence MVKAWRGLGLACLLASLSACSLFNSEEDVVQMAPVPEFSNQFTVAQQWQARVGKGVDDYFSTLSPVVAYDTIFAAARFGEVEALSLDGKRLWKQDLSEVESNNRFSGNTSNARISGGLVAAYQRVYLGTENADVFALSADTGEIVWQAKVAGEVLAAPAVEDSIVVVITSNGHLVALDAHSGEQRWDIKIDQPTLSLRSKAPPIISSGAVVLGRSDGKVGLYLLNNGQLLFESKLAQPKGSTEIDRIVDVDSKPVLIGSQLYAVAYNGNLVSVNLRNGEEAWRRSYSAYQDLASAGLTLFVTDVSDNVYSIDRTNGVERWTQSLLSYRLVTAPAIDGNYVVVGDSEGYLYWLNRDTGEFVSKILVDKSGLYVAPVVSSDKIIVQARNGKLYALDRS; translated from the coding sequence ATGGTTAAAGCATGGCGCGGCTTAGGCTTAGCCTGTTTACTCGCTAGCTTATCGGCTTGTTCTTTGTTCAACTCTGAAGAAGATGTTGTACAGATGGCACCGGTGCCAGAGTTTAGTAACCAATTTACGGTTGCTCAGCAATGGCAGGCTCGCGTAGGTAAGGGTGTTGATGATTATTTCTCTACTTTGTCACCGGTGGTCGCCTACGACACCATCTTTGCGGCCGCACGCTTTGGTGAAGTAGAAGCCTTGAGCCTAGATGGTAAACGCTTGTGGAAGCAAGACCTCTCCGAGGTGGAAAGTAATAACCGTTTTTCTGGTAATACTTCCAATGCGCGTATTTCTGGGGGCTTGGTAGCGGCTTATCAGCGGGTTTATTTAGGTACTGAAAACGCTGACGTATTTGCTTTAAGCGCTGATACTGGTGAGATTGTATGGCAAGCTAAAGTCGCCGGCGAAGTACTGGCTGCTCCGGCGGTTGAAGACAGCATTGTTGTGGTTATCACCAGTAATGGCCATTTAGTGGCTTTGGATGCTCATAGCGGTGAGCAACGCTGGGATATTAAGATAGATCAGCCTACTTTATCACTGCGCAGTAAAGCTCCGCCGATTATTTCTAGCGGCGCGGTCGTTCTTGGGCGTAGCGACGGTAAAGTGGGTTTGTATCTGCTAAACAATGGTCAGTTATTGTTTGAAAGCAAGTTGGCTCAGCCAAAAGGCTCTACCGAAATTGATCGAATTGTTGATGTAGACAGTAAACCGGTATTGATCGGCTCGCAGCTTTACGCCGTGGCTTACAATGGCAATTTGGTGTCAGTCAATCTGCGTAATGGTGAAGAAGCTTGGCGACGCAGCTACTCTGCTTATCAGGATTTAGCTTCGGCTGGTTTAACCTTATTTGTTACCGATGTTAGCGATAACGTATACAGTATTGACCGAACTAACGGGGTAGAGCGTTGGACCCAAAGCTTACTGTCTTACCGTTTAGTGACGGCTCCAGCCATTGATGGTAATTATGTTGTCGTTGGTGATAGTGAGGGCTACCTGTACTGGTTAAATCGCGATACGGGTGAATTTGTCAGCAAAATACTCGTTGATAAAAGCGGCTTATATGTCGCTCCTGTGGTCAGCTCTGACAAAATTATTGTTCAAGCTCGAAATGGCAAGTTATATGCGCTAGATCGCAGTTAA
- the der gene encoding ribosome biogenesis GTPase Der: MLPVVALVGRPNVGKSTLFNRLTRSRDALVADFPGLTRDRKYGQAKIADQEFIVIDTGGIDGDEQGIDAMMAQQSLQAIEEADAVLFLVDARAGMTVADEAIAHHLRKQEKKVFLVANKTDGIDADAACGEFYALALGEIHHIAAAHGRGVNQLLEQALRPFVQEQSELPEEPNDLAVSEIEELSESELDELAQQFADLPIKLAIVGRPNVGKSTLTNRILGEERVVVYDMPGTTRDSIYIPMQREDQDYILIDTAGVRKRGKVTETVEKFSVIKTLKAIEDANVVMLVIDAREGISDQDLSLLGFVLNAGRALVLAVNKWDGLDNDYKERIKTELDRRLGFIDFARVHFISALHGTGVGHLYESVQEAYTSATKRVSTSMLTRIMQMAQDDHQPPLVRGRRVKLRYAHAGGYNPPRIVVHGNQVNSLPDSYKRYLMNYYRKALEIMGTPIRVEFKEGDNPFSDKKSKLTMAQERRRKKMQNVSKYKKS, from the coding sequence ATGCTTCCTGTTGTCGCCTTAGTGGGACGCCCAAATGTTGGCAAATCTACCTTATTCAATCGTCTTACTCGTAGCAGGGATGCCTTAGTCGCTGATTTTCCTGGACTGACTCGTGACCGTAAATACGGACAGGCCAAAATAGCCGACCAAGAGTTTATTGTGATTGATACCGGGGGTATTGATGGTGATGAGCAAGGCATCGATGCGATGATGGCTCAGCAATCCTTACAAGCCATTGAAGAAGCCGATGCGGTGTTGTTTTTGGTGGATGCTCGCGCCGGTATGACAGTGGCGGATGAAGCCATTGCCCACCACTTACGCAAGCAAGAAAAGAAAGTCTTCTTGGTAGCTAACAAAACAGATGGCATTGATGCCGATGCGGCTTGTGGTGAATTTTATGCCTTAGCCTTAGGTGAAATCCACCATATCGCTGCGGCTCATGGCCGCGGAGTAAACCAGCTACTAGAGCAAGCGCTACGTCCTTTTGTTCAAGAGCAAAGTGAACTACCAGAAGAACCTAATGATCTGGCTGTAAGTGAAATTGAAGAGCTTAGCGAGTCTGAGTTAGATGAACTAGCGCAGCAGTTTGCCGACTTACCGATAAAACTGGCGATTGTTGGTCGACCCAATGTGGGTAAATCTACCTTAACTAACCGTATTTTGGGTGAAGAACGGGTGGTGGTATACGATATGCCAGGTACTACTCGAGATAGTATTTACATTCCTATGCAGCGCGAAGATCAAGATTATATTTTGATTGATACGGCCGGTGTGCGCAAGCGTGGTAAAGTGACGGAAACTGTTGAAAAATTTTCAGTAATCAAAACCTTAAAAGCTATCGAAGACGCCAATGTAGTGATGCTGGTGATTGACGCTAGAGAAGGCATCTCTGATCAAGACTTAAGCTTACTGGGCTTTGTGCTCAATGCTGGGCGCGCCTTGGTTTTGGCGGTAAACAAGTGGGATGGTTTAGATAACGACTACAAAGAGCGAATTAAAACTGAATTGGACCGTCGCTTAGGTTTCATCGATTTTGCTCGTGTGCATTTTATTTCAGCGCTGCATGGTACTGGTGTAGGCCACTTATATGAGTCTGTACAAGAAGCTTATACTAGCGCAACAAAACGCGTGTCTACCTCTATGTTAACGCGAATTATGCAAATGGCTCAGGATGATCACCAACCTCCATTGGTTCGTGGTCGTCGGGTTAAGTTACGTTATGCCCATGCCGGTGGCTACAACCCCCCACGCATTGTGGTTCATGGCAATCAGGTGAACTCCTTGCCTGATTCTTATAAACGGTATTTAATGAACTATTATCGTAAGGCGCTGGAAATCATGGGCACGCCAATTCGCGTCGAATTTAAGGAAGGGGATAACCCCTTTTCAGATAAAAAGTCTAAGTTGACTATGGCCCAAGAGCGTCGTCGTAAGAAAATGCAGAATGTGAGTAAATACAAGAAATCTTAG
- a CDS encoding zinc ribbon domain-containing protein: MSIEVACPECDGQLQHEHDHWLCGACHHKFLQRVHCDKCDAELEKLKACGAVDYFCNSCNELKSKRVVIRRFERID, translated from the coding sequence ATGAGTATTGAAGTTGCTTGCCCTGAATGCGATGGACAATTACAGCATGAACACGACCATTGGTTGTGTGGTGCTTGCCACCACAAGTTTTTACAGCGAGTGCATTGTGACAAGTGTGATGCCGAACTGGAAAAGTTAAAAGCCTGCGGTGCGGTGGACTATTTTTGTAATAGCTGTAACGAGCTTAAATCTAAACGAGTGGTTATTCGACGTTTTGAGCGAATAGACTAA